The Candidatus Saccharimonadales bacterium genomic sequence CTTGTTATTTTACTTGCATTATCTTCCGTATTAATGGTCGGGATCGCAGCTGTTTCTATCAGTCAGATCCAGGAAGTCGACGGTGCTGAACTCACAAAAAGCAAAGCGCAGGAAAGTCTACAGCGCGATCGTATACTTACCATTGTTAACAATCTCGCAGACGCCGTTCTTAGCACTGACAAAAATGGAGTCATCCGGGTCTACAACGCGGCAAGCCTTAATCTTCTTGACACCAACCGAAGCCTTAACGGCCATCATATTGATGAAATTCTAAAATTATATGACCAAAATGATAAGCCAATAGAACTATTTGAAAATTTTAAAAATGCCAAAAGCGTCGTTGTGCGTGATGATCTGACATTCACCGTCGAGGGTGAAACGTCACGCCTGGAAGTAACCTATTCTCCAATTCGCAGCGGCTTCAGCAAAGCAAGACGATCCCAGAACCAGGATGGATATATCATCATTCTTCGTGATGTCACGAAATCCAAGAGCCTAGAGGAAGAACGTGATGAATTTATCAGTGTTGTCAGCCACGAACTGCGAACTCCGATTACAATTGCCGAAGGTACGATCAGTAACGTGCAAGTAATGATGGAACGTCCCGATATCGCCGAAAATATCCTAAAAGAGGGTATTAAAACCGCACATGACCAAGTTATCTATCTTTCTAAAATGGTAAATGATCTTTCAACGTTGTCCAGGGCAGAACGTGGTGTTGCCGATAACCCTGAGCCAATTGACGTACGTAGCCTGGTTGACGACCTCTACAACGAATATGCACCTCAAGCCGAGAAAAGGGCACTGCATTTCAACCTTGACCTTACATCGCGCCTAGGACAAGTGACCGCTAGCCGCTTATATCTAAAAGAGTTATTACAAAACTTCATTACAAACTCGCTCAAATACACTAAAGAAGGTACGATTACACTGCACGTTACCCGTAAAGAAAAAGAAGTAACCTTTGAAGTAAAAGACACTGGCATCGGTATTAGCAAAAGCGACCAAGCGAAGATCTTTAATAAGTTTTACCGGTCTGAAGATTACCGCACCCGCGAAACTGGTGGCACGGGGCTAGGCCTTTACGTTGCGTTAAAACTAGCTAAAAAGCTAAATACAAAGATCGAACTGACGAGCCGTCTTAACCACGGATCAAGTTTCAGCATCACTCTGCCAGTCGAAGATAAATAGATTATTTATCGATGACAAGTGCGTCACCCTTGGACGCAGCAACGTTTACCAAACGGCCCTTCCAAGTAACAGTACGCCGGGCATATCCCCATAGGCTTCGTACGTATAATGCTAATTCCTGAAGGATAATAAGCGGCCACAATAGTCCTCCAGCCCACCAGCCTTTTGGCCAGAAACGACTCACGTACACGGCATAGATAGCCATAAATGCGAGCGTGTGCCACAATGCCATAGTCTGAACGATCGTCCAATCGAATATACCGTACAGCAGCGCACCAAAGGGCAAGTTGAGGACGACAAGGATAATCAGTCCCGACAACCCTTTTAGCAAAGTACCACCAAACGCGGGATACAATAAGCGCCGGCTTGTCTCGACCTGGGAAAGCCATTTCTTTTCATACGTCACGCCTATAAAAGAATTGTTTGCTAAACATCTATAACTACCGTCCAGCATGGCTGCGATATGAATTTCAGGTTCTACACTTGCTTTAAAAGGCTCGAAACCTTTCACCTTGCCGGTAAGAGTAGGTTGTTTTATCATCCACAAACTCCCGGCCACAGAGGGCCGTTCATGCGTCGATAGGATAAGTTGCCAAAAATAACGGAGATGACCAAACAATACGCTCGCGCGCCAAGCATCATTTCGCCCAGGTATAACCGATACCATCTCTGCATTTTCTTTTGTCACGTAGCCAACCAATTGGCTAATAGAGTTCGGCTGAATAAAGGTATCGACATCCAAGAACATAATGTAAGTACCGCTTGCCTCATTTGCCAAGACATCAAGAGCGTGATTTTTACCAAGCCACCCGTCCGGCAAAGATGCGCCTGGCACAAACCGTACGCCGGCATGAGCGAACGACCTAATAAGTATCGAGGTGTCGTCGGCAGAACTATCATCAAACACGATTATCTCTAATTTCTCATAATCACTTGCCAGCACCCGTTCCAAACAGGCAGCGAGTGCATGCGTTTCATTCCTGGCCGGGATACAAACACTTACCGTAGGCAGAGGTTCTTGCGGCACATATGATGTATATATGGTAAATTTCTTTAAAGCCCTCCAAAGCCGAAAAGAAAACGTAACGACGAGTAGCGTCAGGAGCGTGGAACAGATAAGAAATACAGGCATAATCACAATGTATATATGGTATCACGGTTGACGACGACAGGGTAGCGATGTATAGTGGTACTTGACAGTCTGCCTACGAGCAGGCTATTTAATTTGGGAGAGCAAATATCTATGGTGGCAAAGGGTAAAAAGACAACCGCCAAAAAGTCATCGAGTACCACAAAAGTAACTCGTATCACTGCCCAAGACAACACTCCTGTGGCAGAGACAAAAGAAACAAAAGTTAAAGCCGAAACAAAACCAGTTGTAGCTGACACAGAAAAGCGTCGGAATCCATTTCGCGCAACTGCAGACTACTTTGGTGGTGCATGGTACGAACTTCGTCAAGTTCGCTGGCCAAACCGCCGCGCGACATGGGGAATGACCCTAGCGTTGCTTGCATTTACCGCATTCTTCGTTGTGCTCATTCTACTCCTCGACGCACTATTTAAATACGTATTTCAACTAATTTTAGGATAAAGGAATTTATGTCAACTAACCGATACGATAGCACCCGGAAATGGTACGCGATTCATACCTACAGCGGCTACGAAGAAAAAGTAGCTGATAGCATCCGCCAGCGAATCAACGCCGTGGACATGGCCGACAAGATCTTTGACGTCATGGTGCCAAAAGAAAAGCAAATCGAAATCAAAAACGGCAAACGTAAAGTCGTCGAGAAAAAGATTTTCCAAGGCTACGCTTTAGTTGAAATGAAGCTAACCGACGAAACATGGTACATCGTTCGTAACACCCCTGGCGTTACCGGATTTGTCGGTAGCGGTACTGAGCCTACCCCTGTTTCCGACAGTGAAATCAGCAAGATCAAAAAGCGCATGGGCGTTGACGATCCAAAGCACCACATCGACTTCAAAGAAGGCGAAGTCGTGTCTATTACCGACGGACCGTTTAAAGGTTTTGACGGCGCGATTTCTGAAATCGACACCCAAAAAGGCAAGATTAAGGTCATGGTCAGCATGTTTGGCCGTGATACGCCAGTAGAGCTCGACGCGCTCCAAGTTCGCAAAGTCTAGAACTAGCATACAAACCCCTTAAACCCACTTGATTGTCAAGTGGGTTTGTGCTATCAATAAAAACAATGACAGAGCAAGCTTCCTATTATTCTCCAAGTTCAGAATACGCATTTCCTGGGGCTTACGATGTCGCAAAAGACGAAGCACTCTTTGCACTCATTAATCAAAAACACTTCTCCGACATACCTTTCGTTTTGGATTTTAGTCCTCGGGATGCGCTCTTAAAGTGGAGCGAATCTAGTCCTGGTCGGTGGCAAGCCAAACAGACTGCACGCTATGCAGGATTTCACCGAGATCTAGACACGCGACTTATCCCAGATGAATTTGAGGGTAGGGAGGAGGAATTTAGGCATAGGCTTCTTGGAGCAATGACACTTGAAAACTATCGGAATCCCGATCACGCAAGATTCGATTTTCATCCTCTTGGCCATCAGGCGCGCGTAGCTTGTCAGCAAGAGCAGATACTTTACCCGATTGTTCTATCAGGAAGCGTTAGGACTAGTCCAGAAATGCTCGATGTCATGAGACACGCAGCACCAATCCACGACATAGCGGAGACAGAACACCCCGGGGTTGTCATTGAGCACGGTTCAGCACTTGGGGATATCAGCCCAGACCAAGAAAACGAAGAAAGTAAAGACGGCAGGGGGAATAGAGGTAAAACCGATGCGGATCGTCAGAAAGAACATGATATTCTCGTAAGTCTTTTGACCGACCTCTACCACGAAAACTATACACCCGAGATGCGCGAAATGCTCGTTAAACTCATTAGCCACAGAATTGATGGCGAATCCCCAGAATTTGTACGCGCTCATGGCATAGTGGAAACGGGACATAATTTTAACTCCGCTAATACAGGAATCTACCTCGGCATACAAGCAAGCCAAGTTAATAGCATTTATGGAAATCTCATGTCGGCTTTGGCTGAACAGCACATCAGAATACTGCGACCAAAAATTCAAAGTGCTTTTGATCATTCACCAGAATTAATTGCACCTCTTAAATATACGGCAGATAAGATAATTCAAGACCTCGAAGCGTCTGCTCATTCTCGCGACGAAAATGATGATTTTATAAAATGGCGCACATCCGACAAAATCACTGAGGTCTTAGGTGAATATCAAAAATGGGAATTCTAATACCGCTTGAAGTTTATCATCAGATCTGTTAAAGTAATTGAGTTACGCACTAAATATCGCTTCAATAATATTTAGTACAAGGAAAAATTATGGCTAAAAAAGTAATTGGTAATCTAAAACTACGCATCCCAGCTGGACGCGCAACCGCAGGTCCTCCTGTTGGTTCAACTCTTGGTCAATGGGGCCTAAACATGATGGATTTTATTAATCCATTCAACGACGGCACAAAAGACCTTATGGGCAAAGACGTTATCGTACACATGAAAGTATACGAAGACCGTACATTCACATGGAAGTCACTTGGCCAGCCTGTTGACGACCTTATTCGTGAAAAAATCGGTATCAAAAAGGGAAGTGGCAAACCACACTCTGAAAAAGTTGGTAAAATCACTCGTGCACAACTAGAAGAAATCGCTGAGATCAAAAAAGATCAGCTTAACGCCATTGACATGGAAGGCCGCGTGAAAGTTATCGCCGGTACTGCTCGTTCAATGGGCGTTGAAGTAACTGAATAATACCAGTTTCTTTCAAAAAATCGCGGTTTAGGCCGCGATTTTTTGGTTGATACTTTATACTAAAGGAATGCCACATATCCATACCGAACCTGGACAGCACGATCATACTATCAGTATCCATATCTTTCGGGTTGATTTCGGTGATCCTAAAGTAATGCTTCATTTTCACCGAAAAATTAATAAGTATGCGCAATTCGGAGGCCACATAGAGCTGAACGAAACACCTTGGCAAGCAACATCACATGAATTAACTGAAGAGACTGGCTACGGCATAGACCAATTACAACTCCTTCAGCCCCTACAACCGTTACCGAAAATGACCACAGCGATCGTACACCCATTTCCAGTCCTATATGCAACGATGCGGTATCCAGGC encodes the following:
- a CDS encoding ATP-binding protein codes for the protein MYNGGVTINQRTAQIIRFSGLMVPVLLMFYGMLVQYDIVSTTHYVNNLVFFSVMVPWTILAIYQFLYESKNAFESGFRLTAYHLLSAAYILFVAGFVTPFVATWILLFLASYAYFSNKGLKLSIIALILTAAADSILHIGDGSILLVILLALSSVLMVGIAAVSISQIQEVDGAELTKSKAQESLQRDRILTIVNNLADAVLSTDKNGVIRVYNAASLNLLDTNRSLNGHHIDEILKLYDQNDKPIELFENFKNAKSVVVRDDLTFTVEGETSRLEVTYSPIRSGFSKARRSQNQDGYIIILRDVTKSKSLEEERDEFISVVSHELRTPITIAEGTISNVQVMMERPDIAENILKEGIKTAHDQVIYLSKMVNDLSTLSRAERGVADNPEPIDVRSLVDDLYNEYAPQAEKRALHFNLDLTSRLGQVTASRLYLKELLQNFITNSLKYTKEGTITLHVTRKEKEVTFEVKDTGIGISKSDQAKIFNKFYRSEDYRTRETGGTGLGLYVALKLAKKLNTKIELTSRLNHGSSFSITLPVEDK
- a CDS encoding glycosyltransferase, which encodes MPQEPLPTVSVCIPARNETHALAACLERVLASDYEKLEIIVFDDSSADDTSILIRSFAHAGVRFVPGASLPDGWLGKNHALDVLANEASGTYIMFLDVDTFIQPNSISQLVGYVTKENAEMVSVIPGRNDAWRASVLFGHLRYFWQLILSTHERPSVAGSLWMIKQPTLTGKVKGFEPFKASVEPEIHIAAMLDGSYRCLANNSFIGVTYEKKWLSQVETSRRLLYPAFGGTLLKGLSGLIILVVLNLPFGALLYGIFDWTIVQTMALWHTLAFMAIYAVYVSRFWPKGWWAGGLLWPLIILQELALYVRSLWGYARRTVTWKGRLVNVAASKGDALVIDK
- the secE gene encoding preprotein translocase subunit SecE, which translates into the protein MVAKGKKTTAKKSSSTTKVTRITAQDNTPVAETKETKVKAETKPVVADTEKRRNPFRATADYFGGAWYELRQVRWPNRRATWGMTLALLAFTAFFVVLILLLDALFKYVFQLILG
- the nusG gene encoding transcription termination/antitermination protein NusG: MSTNRYDSTRKWYAIHTYSGYEEKVADSIRQRINAVDMADKIFDVMVPKEKQIEIKNGKRKVVEKKIFQGYALVEMKLTDETWYIVRNTPGVTGFVGSGTEPTPVSDSEISKIKKRMGVDDPKHHIDFKEGEVVSITDGPFKGFDGAISEIDTQKGKIKVMVSMFGRDTPVELDALQVRKV
- the rplK gene encoding 50S ribosomal protein L11, yielding MAKKVIGNLKLRIPAGRATAGPPVGSTLGQWGLNMMDFINPFNDGTKDLMGKDVIVHMKVYEDRTFTWKSLGQPVDDLIREKIGIKKGSGKPHSEKVGKITRAQLEEIAEIKKDQLNAIDMEGRVKVIAGTARSMGVEVTE
- a CDS encoding NUDIX domain-containing protein: MPHIHTEPGQHDHTISIHIFRVDFGDPKVMLHFHRKINKYAQFGGHIELNETPWQATSHELTEETGYGIDQLQLLQPLQPLPKMTTAIVHPFPVLYATMRYPGEGGHYHTDTTYAFIATDEPRRLPAEGESTDIKLFSRQELVDLGEDKVDHVTREAALYIFDNCLVQWQKVSPLDFK